The following proteins are encoded in a genomic region of Coffea eugenioides isolate CCC68of chromosome 6, Ceug_1.0, whole genome shotgun sequence:
- the LOC113774016 gene encoding cytochrome P450 CYP72A219-like has translation MEIGYSPIAVFSSCILLLISVLAWRAFNWAWLTPKKLEKRLKEQGLRGNPYKLLYGDFKEIATHFKEAHSKPINVSDDFVPRVIPHFCAAVKKYGENTYIWHGPKPMVLILNPEHIREITTKLYIFQKAPANPLTKLLATGLVSYDGDKWAKHRKLITPAFHVEKLKHMVPSFYASASEMLSKWEEIVSTNGSCELDVWPDIQTLTSDAISRTAFGSNYQEGKRIFELQREQAEHFLKAVESVYIPGWRFLPTKLNRRMKQIAKDVQESIREIINARLKAMKEGEACADDLLGILLESNSKEIDEHGSKDFGMTIGDVIEECKLFYFAGQETTSVMLVWTMVLLSRYPNWQARAREEVLQHFGTNKPDFKGLNQLKLVTMILHEVLRLYPPVPAIPRRTDEEIQLGNLTLPAQVQVSLPAILLHYDPEIWGNDVEEFKPERFADGVSNATKGQTAYFPFGWGPRLCIGQNFAMLEAKLAVAMLLQRFSFELSPSYTHAPRAVITIQPQYGARLILHKLKHETMTA, from the exons ATGGAGATAGGATACAGCCCAATTGCTGTGTTCTCTTCTTGTATTCTGCTCTTGATTTCAGTGCTTGCATGGAGAGCGTTCAACTGGGCGTGGTTAACTCCGAAGAAGCTGGAAAAGCGGCTGAAGGAGCAAGGTCTCAGAGGAAATCCTTACAAACTTCTCTATGGAGACTTCAAAGAGATCGCAACCCACTTCAAGGAAGCTCACTCCAAGCCAATCAATGTATCTGACGACTTCGTCCCGAGAGTTATTCCTCACTTCTGTGCAGCTGTCAAGAAGTATG GTGAGAATACATACATATGGCATGGACCAAAACCGATGGTGCTGATCTTGAACCCTGAACACATAAGGGAGATCACAACAAAGCTTTACATCTTTCAAAAAGCTCCTGCTAATCCATTGACCAAATTGCTGGCAACAGGGCTGGTGAGCTATGATGGAGATAAATGGGCTAAACACAGAAAACTCATCACTCCCGCTTTCCATGTGGAGAAATTGAAG CACATGGTCCCTTCATTTTATGCAAGTGCTAGTGAGATGTTGAGCAAATGGGAGGAGATTGTTTCGACCAATGGCTCCTGTGAGTTGGATGTTTGGCCGGACATTCAAACTCTGACTTCTGATGCAATTTCACGGACGGCATTTGGAAGTAACTatcaagaaggaaaaaggataTTTGAACTTCAAAGGGAACAGGCTGAACATTTCCTAAAGGCTGTAGAATCAGTATACATTCCAGGGTGGAG GTTTTTGCCAACCAAATTAAATAGAAGAATGAAACAAATTGCCAAAGATGTTCAAGAATCTATTAGAGAAATTATAAATGCAAGATTGAAGGCAATGAAAGAAGGGGAAGCTTGTGCTGATGACTTATTGGGTATATTACTCGAATCCAATTCTAAAGAAATTGATGAGCACGGCAGCAAGGATTTTGGCATGACTATTGGAGATGTTATTGAAGAATGCAAGCTGTTCTATTTTGCGGGGCAGGAGACCACCTCAGTGATGCTTGTATGGACAATGGTCTTATTGAGTAGGTATCCAAACTGGCAAGCACGAGCTAGAGAAGAAGTTTTGCAACACTTTGGGACTAACAAGCCTGATTTTAAAGGGTTAAATCAGCTAAAATTG GTCACCATGATACTACACGAGGTTCTCAGACTATATCCGCCAGTACCTGCAATTCCTCGAAGAACTGATGAAGAAATTCAGTTGGGAAATTTAACTCTACCAGCTCAAGTGCAGGTATCATTACCAGCAATTTTGTTGCACTATGACCCTGAAATATGGGGCAATGATGTGGAGGAGTTTAAGCCAGAGAGGTTTGCTGATGGAGTCTCAAATGCAACAAAGGGCCAAACTGCATACTTCCCATTTGGCTGGGGACCTCGCTTATGCATTGGCCAAAACTTTGCCATGTTGGAAGCAAAACTGGCAGTAGCTATGCTTCTCCAGCGTTTCTCCTTTGAACTCTCCCCCTCTTATACTCATGCACCCCGCGCAGTCATAACGATTCAACCGCAGTATGGTGCTCGCTTGATTTTGCACAAATTGAAGCATGAAACTATGACTGCATAA